From the Coturnix japonica isolate 7356 unplaced genomic scaffold, Coturnix japonica 2.1 chrUnrandom1465, whole genome shotgun sequence genome, the window CCAGCTCGTGGTCGGTGCACGTGGAGATCTTGCGGGGGCTCAGCCGGCGGCTGACCCGTCCCTGCGCGGGCGGCACCAGGCGGTGTTTGGCCAGGGGCCCTCGGGGCGGGTGGCATCGCATCCGGCACGGCTCGCAGTAGAACACGTCGCACTGCTCGCACATGACGGCCGCTTCCTTGGGCGCCTTCTCGCACAGCTGGCAGCGCAGCGCCGCCGCCCGGCCCTGCTGGTAGCGGTCGATGACGCCCTCGAGCAGCCGGTTGCGGGGGAAGCCGCGCAGCCCGCGCTCGTCCAGCACCAGGCTGCGGTGGCACTGCGGGCACGTCAGACACGCGTTGCGGGGCGGAGGAGGCGGAGGGGCCAgagcggcggggggcggcggggcggcgggggggaAGACCCGCACTCCGTTCGGGGACTTCTGGCACGGCGTGGTGGGGGCGCTGGCGAAGCCGCCGTAGGAGCCGTAGCCGCTGTCCGCCTCGCTGTACAGGCTCATCTTATCCAGGTCCAGGTAGTCGTAGTCGGACACGGCCGAGCCCGACGCGCGGCGGCTCTGCGGGGATTCCGAGTCCGGCGTCTGCACCAGGATGTTGCGGGCGCACGCCTGGCACAGGTTGTGCGAGCAGGGCAGGATGATGGGCTCGCGGTAGAAGGAGCCGCACACCGGGCAtttcagctcctcctccatctcttcCATAGGGGGGAACGAGGCGACGCGCGGCTCCGGCCGCGGCTCAGCCCGTGGGTCCCGCACGGCTCCGCGCCCAGCGCCCACTGCACGAACCCGCACGGCGCCCCGCCTcgccccgcccctccccgccccgcgTCCTCTCATTGGTCCGATCTCAGCGCGGAGGCGGCCTGCGCGTCGCTATTGGCTGCACGTCCTGTCCGTCATGCGGCGCCCGGCGGTGCTGGTGGGGGCTGTCCTCGGGTGCGGGGTCGCGGCTGTGGCGG encodes:
- the LOC107307886 gene encoding E3 ubiquitin-protein ligase TRIM9-like, whose translation is MEEMEEELKCPVCGSFYREPIILPCSHNLCQACARNILVQTPDSESPQSRRASGSAVSDYDYLDLDKMSLYSEADSGYGSYGGFASAPTTPCQKSPNGVRVFPPAAPPPPAALAPPPPPPRNACLTCPQCHRSLVLDERGLRGFPRNRLLEGVIDRYQQGRAAALRCQLCEKAPKEAAVMCEQCDVFYCEPCRMRCHPPRGPLAKHRLVPPAQGRVSRRLSPRKISTCTDHELENHSMYCVQCKSPVCYQCLEEGKHSSHEVKALGAMWKLHKVRGRGLRSRRVGLEGL